One genomic region from Shewanella aestuarii encodes:
- a CDS encoding ABCB family ABC transporter ATP-binding protein/permease, giving the protein MRPSAYFEGPVGKLNWQVLKMLRPYLLEFKGRIALAMFCLIIAKLASVGLPFILKELVDTLTLVDSQAVVKTLVAVPVALVLAYGGVRFLNVVIGEIRDTLFGRVTERAMRRLGLAVFTHLHQLDLDYHLDRRTGGLSRDIERGTSGVSFLMRFMVFNIVPTLLEIALVVGIFFYQYGISFALITLVSVVAYVGYSVMATEWRTEFVREAAKADSLSNTRAIDSLLNYETVKYFNNESYEASRYDNALCDWEAAKRKNRLSLFALNAGQALIIALAMTAMMGLAAYEVTESTMTIGDFVLINAFMMQLFIPLNFLGFVYREIRGALANIERMFTILDKVPKVVDSPNASGKSPTIGALQFKQVSFQYDERTVLKDISFDVPVGQKIAVVGDSGAGKSTLIKLLFRFYDVNQGQILIDGIDIKDLTQQALRQAIAIVPQDTVLFNDSLYENIRYGRLDATQAEIEQAVELAHLTDFIESLPDKWQTKVGERGLKLSGGEKQRVSIARAILKSTPILVFDEATSSLDSRSEKAILNALRDAAKGHTSLVVAHRLSTIIDADNIIVLSQGKVVESGTHNQLINAQGLYAHLWQIQNERA; this is encoded by the coding sequence ATGCGTCCATCGGCTTATTTTGAAGGCCCTGTTGGTAAACTTAATTGGCAAGTGTTAAAAATGCTACGTCCTTATCTTCTTGAATTTAAAGGTCGTATCGCTTTAGCTATGTTTTGTTTAATCATAGCTAAACTAGCCAGTGTGGGTTTACCGTTTATTTTAAAAGAGTTGGTTGACACTTTAACCCTTGTTGACAGTCAAGCTGTGGTTAAAACATTAGTTGCTGTTCCTGTGGCTCTTGTTTTGGCTTATGGTGGGGTGCGCTTTTTAAATGTGGTCATAGGTGAAATTCGTGACACATTATTTGGGCGAGTAACAGAAAGAGCGATGCGCCGTTTAGGATTGGCAGTATTTACTCATTTGCATCAATTAGATTTAGATTATCATTTAGACCGCAGAACAGGCGGTTTATCTCGTGATATCGAGCGCGGAACCAGTGGCGTAAGTTTTTTAATGCGTTTTATGGTGTTCAATATTGTGCCAACCTTACTCGAGATTGCCTTGGTAGTAGGTATTTTCTTTTATCAATATGGGATTAGCTTTGCGCTGATAACCTTAGTTTCAGTCGTTGCTTATGTTGGCTACTCAGTGATGGCAACCGAGTGGCGAACAGAGTTTGTTCGCGAGGCAGCAAAGGCTGATTCACTGTCCAATACCCGTGCTATCGATAGTCTGTTAAATTACGAAACGGTCAAATATTTCAATAATGAGTCATATGAAGCGTCTCGTTATGACAATGCACTTTGCGACTGGGAAGCGGCCAAACGTAAAAATCGTTTATCGTTATTTGCTTTAAATGCAGGACAAGCGCTCATTATTGCTTTGGCTATGACTGCAATGATGGGGTTAGCAGCCTATGAAGTAACAGAATCAACCATGACCATCGGTGATTTTGTGTTAATTAACGCCTTTATGATGCAGTTATTTATACCGCTAAATTTCTTGGGTTTTGTTTATCGAGAAATCCGCGGCGCATTGGCCAATATTGAGCGCATGTTTACTATTTTAGATAAGGTGCCCAAAGTAGTTGATTCGCCCAACGCCAGTGGAAAATCGCCAACAATTGGTGCGCTGCAATTCAAACAAGTGAGTTTTCAGTATGATGAGAGAACGGTGTTAAAGGACATCAGTTTTGATGTGCCGGTTGGTCAAAAAATAGCGGTTGTGGGCGATAGCGGTGCAGGCAAATCAACGTTAATAAAATTGCTGTTTCGATTTTATGATGTTAATCAAGGCCAAATATTAATTGATGGCATAGATATAAAAGACTTAACTCAACAGGCGTTGCGCCAAGCGATAGCCATTGTGCCGCAAGATACTGTGCTTTTTAATGATAGTCTTTATGAGAATATTCGCTATGGTCGTTTAGATGCAACTCAAGCTGAAATAGAGCAGGCTGTTGAGTTAGCGCATTTAACAGACTTTATTGAGTCTTTACCCGATAAATGGCAAACCAAAGTCGGTGAGCGAGGCTTGAAGCTATCAGGTGGGGAAAAACAACGAGTCTCTATTGCAAGGGCAATTTTAAAATCAACCCCTATTTTAGTGTTCGATGAAGCCACATCCTCTCTAGATAGTCGTTCTGAAAAAGCGATTTTGAATGCATTAAGGGATGCTGCAAAGGGTCATACAAGCCTAGTTGTTGCTCATAGATTATCGACTATTATAGATGCTGATAATATTATTGTATTAAGTCAGGGGAAAGTTGTAGAGTCTGGAACTCATAATCAGTTAATTAATGCTCAGGGCTTATATGCTCATTTATGGCAAATTCAAAATGAGCGCGCATAA
- a CDS encoding tetratricopeptide repeat protein: MLTIQSHWIYELAINLASIAVREAKVAVFLLSFLLLSGCQTTPETTQNLNTDALFYDELFTPVAIQSPEEIFALPQEVIIEVKQAYLKDKSIRSKNLAVHDWLAQYIGAQQGGFEYRDHYTRNAQETALSRMGNCMSLVVLSAALADVFNIPVEFQDIDVEPVWDKRGGFYLVNGHVNLLFSPVAESNTYFVRGSKVLIDFLPERAIRGYSKKTVNKQTLTAMYYNNVAAEALVSQQLDLAYALVKKSIQLDPYYVSSINTLAVIYRRKGDDKKAEQAYRAALSVDSHDVTTLFNLALILGEQDRLEEWAEVHKILELARINNPFYYYDMAQHAYFEKQYQEALVWYKRAVEKADYRHEFYFGLSRAYWATGDQTLAKKNMEKALTLTGDLNNKRRYQSKLQAMKSW; encoded by the coding sequence ATGCTGACCATACAGAGTCATTGGATATATGAGCTGGCGATAAACCTTGCGTCAATTGCAGTTAGAGAAGCCAAGGTTGCTGTCTTTTTACTGTCATTTTTACTGCTATCTGGCTGCCAAACTACCCCTGAAACTACACAAAATCTTAATACTGACGCCTTGTTTTATGATGAGCTGTTTACGCCTGTAGCAATACAATCTCCTGAAGAAATTTTCGCACTACCACAAGAAGTGATCATAGAAGTTAAACAAGCCTATTTGAAAGATAAGTCGATCCGCAGTAAAAATTTAGCGGTACATGATTGGTTAGCTCAGTATATTGGTGCACAGCAAGGTGGCTTTGAATATCGCGATCATTACACTCGAAATGCCCAAGAAACCGCATTGAGTAGAATGGGCAACTGTATGTCATTAGTGGTACTTTCAGCCGCATTGGCTGATGTTTTTAATATACCTGTTGAGTTCCAAGATATTGACGTTGAGCCTGTTTGGGATAAGCGAGGAGGATTTTATTTAGTCAATGGTCATGTCAACCTACTGTTCTCTCCTGTTGCAGAATCTAATACCTACTTTGTACGTGGAAGTAAGGTGTTAATTGATTTTCTGCCAGAGCGGGCTATAAGAGGTTACAGTAAAAAAACAGTTAATAAGCAAACACTTACAGCAATGTATTATAACAACGTTGCTGCAGAGGCGCTAGTCAGTCAACAACTTGACTTAGCTTACGCCTTAGTTAAAAAAAGTATTCAACTAGACCCTTACTATGTATCAAGTATTAATACATTAGCGGTTATTTATCGTCGCAAGGGAGATGATAAAAAAGCTGAGCAAGCCTATCGAGCTGCGTTAAGTGTCGACTCGCATGATGTCACAACCTTATTTAATTTAGCTTTGATTTTAGGCGAACAAGATAGATTAGAGGAGTGGGCTGAAGTCCATAAAATATTGGAGTTAGCTCGTATAAATAATCCGTTTTATTACTATGATATGGCGCAACATGCGTATTTTGAGAAACAATATCAAGAAGCCTTGGTATGGTATAAGCGTGCCGTTGAGAAAGCCGATTATCGTCATGAGTTTTATTTTGGTTTGTCTCGCGCTTATTGGGCAACAGGCGACCAGACATTAGCGAAAAAGAATATGGAAAAAGCCCTTACGTTAACCGGCGACCTAAACAATAAACGTCGTTACCAAAGTAAGTTACAAGCAATGAAAAGTTGGTAG
- the aroG gene encoding 3-deoxy-7-phosphoheptulonate synthase AroG has protein sequence MSYKNDDVRINEVKELLPPVAILERFPASEKASETVFNARHSIHQILARKDDRLLVIIGPCSIHDPKAALEYGQRLVSMRQKYAGELEVVMRVYFEKPRTTVGWKGLINDPYMDNSFQLNDGLRTARKLLVDLNDLGVPTAGEYLDMITPQYLADMMCWGAIGARTTESQVHRELASGLSCPVGFKNGTDGTIKVAIDAIGAASAPHHFLSVTKYGHSAIVSTKGNLDCHIILRGGKTPNYSEQDVKNIQSQLLAAKLLDNVMIDFSHANSAKDFKRQMLVADDVAGQIAAGNEGIFGVMVESHLVEGRQDIIDGKVACYGQSVTDACIGWQDTESLLATLSESVIRRRG, from the coding sequence ATGAGTTATAAAAATGATGATGTTCGTATCAATGAAGTAAAAGAACTATTGCCACCGGTTGCTATTTTAGAACGATTTCCGGCGTCTGAAAAAGCTTCAGAAACGGTTTTTAATGCGCGACACAGTATTCATCAAATTCTAGCAAGAAAAGATGACCGTTTACTTGTCATCATAGGCCCATGCTCTATACATGATCCAAAAGCAGCACTTGAATATGGCCAGCGATTAGTTTCAATGAGGCAGAAATATGCCGGTGAGTTAGAAGTGGTTATGCGTGTTTACTTTGAAAAACCACGTACAACAGTCGGTTGGAAAGGCCTGATTAATGACCCTTATATGGATAACAGTTTTCAATTAAATGATGGTTTACGCACAGCACGTAAATTATTGGTTGATTTAAATGATCTTGGTGTGCCAACCGCTGGTGAATATCTGGATATGATTACACCGCAATATTTGGCGGATATGATGTGTTGGGGAGCGATTGGCGCTCGTACGACAGAGTCTCAAGTGCATCGAGAGTTGGCTTCAGGTCTCTCGTGTCCAGTGGGGTTTAAAAATGGTACTGATGGCACCATAAAGGTGGCAATTGATGCGATTGGTGCAGCGAGTGCACCGCATCATTTCTTATCAGTGACTAAATATGGTCATTCTGCGATTGTGTCGACCAAAGGTAATTTAGACTGCCATATTATTTTACGCGGCGGTAAAACGCCTAATTACAGCGAACAAGACGTTAAAAACATACAATCTCAATTATTAGCAGCAAAGTTACTAGACAATGTAATGATTGATTTTAGCCATGCTAATAGTGCTAAAGATTTTAAACGACAAATGCTTGTTGCAGACGATGTTGCAGGTCAAATTGCAGCTGGTAATGAAGGAATTTTTGGGGTAATGGTTGAAAGCCATTTAGTAGAAGGCCGCCAAGATATCATTGATGGTAAAGTGGCATGCTATGGTCAGAGTGTGACAGATGCATGTATTGGTTGGCAAGATACTGAATCATTACTTGCGACCCTGAGTGAAAGTGTGATTAGGCGTCGCGGCTAA
- a CDS encoding DUF5610 domain-containing protein, with translation MDIKPLRDYSTIRATEPKKLDDTSVTPSNSKAILNSQLENKPSMSVNQITKRLMNGQILAAQEKVTLASGNQSMALLYRSAIDAIDEELDLVLGENNVNKPLGGEIDYSPQATADRIVTFATGYFGLHQQQNVELDFDEQLNSFMDKISGAIEKGFNEAIAILDGLKVLEGDIAIGVEQTYQNVQSGLAKFKQDMLHFKDKTSE, from the coding sequence ATGGATATTAAACCTTTACGTGATTATTCCACTATTAGAGCAACTGAGCCTAAAAAGCTTGATGATACTTCAGTAACTCCCTCAAATTCAAAAGCTATACTGAACTCGCAGCTGGAAAACAAGCCGAGCATGTCTGTTAATCAAATCACTAAAAGATTAATGAATGGGCAAATTTTAGCAGCCCAAGAGAAGGTGACGTTAGCATCTGGTAATCAATCAATGGCACTATTATATCGCAGTGCCATTGATGCGATAGATGAAGAGCTTGATTTAGTTTTAGGTGAGAATAATGTCAACAAACCCTTAGGCGGTGAGATTGATTACAGCCCTCAAGCAACGGCGGATCGTATTGTAACCTTTGCGACTGGTTATTTTGGGCTGCATCAACAGCAAAATGTTGAGCTTGATTTTGATGAGCAACTTAACAGTTTTATGGATAAGATTTCTGGCGCGATTGAAAAGGGTTTTAATGAAGCAATAGCCATTTTAGACGGCCTTAAGGTGTTGGAGGGAGACATTGCTATAGGGGTAGAACAAACTTATCAAAATGTCCAAAGCGGATTAGCCAAATTTAAACAAGACATGCTACATTTTAAGGACAAAACCTCAGAATAA
- a CDS encoding ferredoxin--NADP reductase — MWVTGEVIERKDWNDKLFSLKIKADVEPYIAGQFIKLSQIRDDKRIARAYSIVNPPGNDFVEVLAVAVEEGQLSPDLQSLNPGDKIEVTAKATGFMTLDEIPHGELQGQHLWLLATGTAVGPFIAMLLTDEPWQRFNKVVLVYGVRLAADLAYLDTIKQLSLKYPEQFIFVPIVTREDFAGALTCRIPEAITSGLLEQKVGIALSEEDSQVMICGNPGMISDAQNALLELGLTKNLRRTPGQITVEKYW; from the coding sequence ATGTGGGTAACTGGCGAAGTCATTGAGAGAAAGGATTGGAACGATAAACTTTTCTCATTAAAAATAAAAGCAGACGTTGAACCTTATATTGCCGGCCAGTTTATTAAGTTAAGTCAAATACGTGACGATAAACGAATAGCCAGAGCCTATTCGATAGTGAACCCACCCGGCAATGATTTTGTTGAAGTGTTAGCCGTTGCAGTGGAAGAAGGGCAATTATCTCCTGATCTTCAATCACTTAATCCTGGTGATAAGATTGAAGTTACCGCTAAAGCAACAGGATTTATGACTTTAGATGAAATACCTCATGGTGAATTACAAGGTCAGCACCTTTGGTTATTAGCAACAGGTACCGCGGTTGGGCCATTCATTGCCATGTTACTTACCGATGAACCATGGCAAAGGTTCAATAAGGTTGTATTGGTTTATGGTGTTCGCTTGGCTGCTGACTTAGCTTACCTAGATACCATTAAGCAGTTGTCATTAAAGTATCCAGAGCAATTTATTTTTGTGCCGATTGTGACTCGCGAAGACTTTGCTGGAGCATTGACTTGCCGTATCCCGGAAGCGATCACTAGCGGTTTGCTGGAGCAAAAAGTTGGGATTGCCCTTAGTGAAGAAGACTCTCAAGTCATGATTTGTGGTAACCCGGGGATGATAAGTGATGCTCAAAACGCCTTACTTGAATTAGGTCTCACTAAAAATCTACGCAGAACACCTGGGCAAATTACTGTCGAAAAATATTGGTAG
- a CDS encoding P-II family nitrogen regulator has translation MKLVSAIIKPFKLDDVREAIAGMGIEGMTVTEVKGFGRQKGHTELYRGAEYQVDFLPKVKLEIATKAENLDMLIEAITAAAHTGKIGDGKIFVTDLEQAIRIRTGEVDNEAL, from the coding sequence ATGAAACTCGTCAGCGCAATCATCAAACCGTTCAAATTGGATGATGTCCGTGAAGCTATTGCAGGAATGGGCATTGAAGGTATGACGGTAACAGAAGTTAAAGGCTTTGGCCGTCAAAAAGGTCACACTGAGTTGTATCGTGGCGCCGAATATCAAGTGGATTTTTTACCAAAAGTAAAACTAGAAATTGCCACTAAAGCTGAAAATTTAGACATGTTAATTGAAGCTATTACCGCAGCGGCCCATACCGGCAAAATTGGTGATGGCAAGATTTTTGTGACTGACTTAGAGCAAGCCATCCGCATTCGTACGGGTGAAGTAGATAACGAAGCATTATAA
- a CDS encoding substrate-binding periplasmic protein, which produces MCSATALANSSPKKISFATSHSIEPYFFIHKNGGVQYELLNAALKMHDLEIANITFASNLRASRLVSTKAVDCIINAPANLDKLYLTQSLIEYQNNVFYLSKNNLNINKLEDLLRISLIGFQNANQYLGEEFKQMTFKHQDYNEMSNQKSQVLMLFEGHTQAIVLERRIFNYYRNQVKHKVNTDQEITEVVLFAPAQRHIACHSPDTAKAIDKAISSLKHSTVYQKILLDAEKAHYQ; this is translated from the coding sequence TTGTGTAGTGCTACAGCGTTAGCCAATTCTTCGCCGAAAAAAATTAGTTTCGCAACAAGCCATAGCATTGAACCTTATTTTTTTATCCATAAAAATGGTGGAGTGCAATACGAGTTATTAAACGCTGCGCTAAAGATGCATGATTTAGAAATTGCCAATATTACTTTTGCTTCCAACCTTCGAGCCTCTCGGTTAGTGAGTACCAAAGCCGTAGATTGCATCATTAATGCACCAGCAAATCTAGACAAACTTTACCTGACTCAAAGCTTAATTGAGTACCAAAACAATGTATTTTATTTGTCAAAAAACAACTTAAACATCAATAAGTTGGAAGACTTATTACGTATATCTTTAATCGGTTTTCAAAATGCCAATCAATATTTAGGCGAAGAATTTAAACAAATGACCTTCAAGCATCAAGATTATAATGAAATGAGCAACCAAAAAAGCCAGGTATTAATGTTGTTTGAAGGGCATACACAAGCGATTGTTTTAGAAAGAAGAATTTTTAATTATTATCGAAACCAAGTGAAACACAAGGTTAATACTGATCAAGAGATCACTGAAGTGGTTTTATTTGCCCCTGCTCAGCGCCATATTGCTTGCCATAGTCCTGATACGGCAAAGGCCATTGATAAAGCGATTTCAAGCTTAAAACACAGTACTGTTTATCAAAAAATATTGCTGGATGCAGAAAAAGCCCACTACCAATGA
- the nrfA gene encoding ammonia-forming nitrite reductase cytochrome c552 subunit, which yields MKMNLKTTALSAVIAASFLASGVMASDKTEPRNEVFKDKYSAQYETWHDTAESKEIVDMLEEVPSLVVLWAGYGFAKDYNAPRGHMYALTDVRNTLRTGAPTSAEDGPMPMACWSCKSPDVPRVIEEQGENGYFAGKWAKGGPEIVNTIGCADCHEKGSAKLRMSRPFAARAMEAIGTPFDKASRKDKQSMVCGQCHVEYYFEKTADRPGFVKFPWDMGTTVEQMEVYYDNMEFSDWTHAVSKTPMLKAQHPGYETWKLGVHGKNNVTCTDCHMPKVAKENGKGKFTDHKVGNPFDRFDDTCATCHNQSKEFMVNLTEERKHKVADLKARAEEQLVKAHFEAKAAWDAGATEAEMKPILMDIRHSQWRWDYATASHGVAAHAADEALRILGTAVDKAADARVKLAQLLAAKGVKQPIAYPDTSTKAKAQAALGMDMKKMNADKEAFKNNMVPKWDAEAKKREATYK from the coding sequence ATGAAGATGAACTTAAAAACAACGGCGCTAAGTGCAGTAATTGCTGCAAGCTTTTTAGCTTCAGGGGTAATGGCAAGCGATAAAACCGAACCAAGAAATGAAGTATTTAAAGATAAATACTCTGCTCAATATGAAACTTGGCACGATACCGCAGAAAGCAAAGAAATTGTTGATATGCTCGAAGAAGTACCGAGCTTGGTCGTTTTATGGGCGGGATATGGTTTTGCCAAAGATTACAATGCACCACGTGGCCATATGTATGCATTAACTGATGTTAGAAATACACTTCGTACAGGTGCCCCAACCAGTGCGGAAGATGGCCCAATGCCAATGGCGTGTTGGAGCTGTAAAAGCCCTGATGTACCACGTGTAATAGAAGAGCAAGGTGAGAATGGTTATTTTGCTGGCAAGTGGGCAAAAGGTGGTCCTGAGATTGTCAATACTATTGGTTGTGCTGACTGTCATGAAAAAGGTTCAGCTAAACTTCGCATGTCTCGTCCTTTTGCAGCTCGCGCAATGGAAGCAATTGGTACCCCATTTGATAAAGCCTCGCGTAAAGACAAGCAGTCAATGGTTTGTGGCCAGTGTCACGTTGAATATTATTTTGAGAAAACAGCAGATCGCCCCGGTTTTGTGAAATTCCCTTGGGATATGGGAACTACAGTTGAGCAAATGGAAGTTTACTATGACAACATGGAGTTCTCTGATTGGACTCATGCAGTATCTAAAACACCAATGCTAAAAGCACAGCACCCAGGTTATGAAACTTGGAAACTCGGCGTACACGGTAAGAACAATGTAACTTGTACTGATTGTCATATGCCTAAAGTAGCTAAAGAAAACGGTAAAGGTAAGTTCACTGATCATAAAGTAGGTAATCCATTTGATCGCTTCGACGACACTTGTGCAACTTGTCATAATCAAAGCAAAGAGTTCATGGTTAATTTAACTGAAGAACGTAAGCATAAAGTGGCTGACTTAAAAGCGCGTGCTGAAGAGCAATTGGTAAAAGCTCACTTTGAAGCCAAAGCTGCATGGGATGCAGGTGCGACTGAAGCAGAAATGAAGCCTATCTTAATGGATATTCGTCATTCACAGTGGCGCTGGGATTATGCAACGGCATCACACGGTGTAGCAGCACATGCCGCAGATGAAGCTTTACGCATATTAGGTACCGCAGTTGATAAAGCGGCTGATGCGCGTGTTAAACTTGCTCAGTTATTAGCGGCTAAAGGTGTTAAACAGCCAATTGCTTACCCTGATACATCAACTAAAGCTAAAGCACAAGCTGCACTAGGTATGGACATGAAGAAAATGAATGCTGATAAAGAAGCGTTCAAAAACAACATGGTACCTAAATGGGATGCTGAAGCTAAAAAGCGTGAAGCAACATATAAATAA
- a CDS encoding Fe(3+) ABC transporter substrate-binding protein has protein sequence MRVVKGAAVLGLACLASSAMVSPVWADDALTVYSYRQAFLVEPILEKFTEDTGIKVNLVFAKDGIAERMAREGRLSPADVVLTSDFSRLMELVDKQLVAPVNNEVINTNIPELYRSPQNDWYALTMRVRNVYSSKERTGKIDIDYEDLAKPEYKGKICTRSGKHPYNVALVASMIAHHGQAETKTWLEGVKANLARKPQGNDRDQVLAVKEGMCDVAIGNSYYYGNMMMDQKQKSWAEAVYINFPNQANRGSHINVSGMALAKFAPNKDNAIKLMAFLTSDVAQKAYAEVNMEYPVKADVKPSAMVASWGDFKADSLPIYKLAENHQAAVKLLDEVKFDL, from the coding sequence ATGAGAGTGGTAAAAGGTGCAGCAGTATTAGGATTAGCCTGTTTAGCAAGTTCGGCTATGGTGAGCCCCGTTTGGGCTGATGATGCATTAACTGTTTATTCATATCGACAAGCATTTTTAGTTGAGCCTATTCTAGAGAAATTCACGGAAGACACCGGTATTAAAGTGAACCTTGTGTTTGCCAAAGACGGTATTGCAGAGCGTATGGCTCGCGAAGGTCGCTTATCTCCCGCAGATGTTGTGTTAACTTCAGATTTCTCACGCTTAATGGAGTTAGTTGATAAACAATTGGTTGCACCGGTTAACAATGAGGTGATTAATACTAATATTCCTGAATTATATCGTTCACCACAAAACGATTGGTATGCACTAACGATGCGAGTGCGCAATGTGTATTCTTCAAAAGAGCGTACTGGAAAAATCGATATAGATTACGAAGACTTAGCTAAACCTGAGTACAAAGGTAAAATTTGTACACGCAGTGGTAAGCACCCTTACAATGTGGCATTAGTGGCATCAATGATCGCCCATCATGGCCAAGCTGAAACAAAAACCTGGTTAGAAGGGGTAAAAGCTAACCTTGCGCGTAAGCCGCAAGGTAATGACCGCGATCAAGTATTGGCGGTAAAAGAGGGGATGTGTGACGTTGCCATAGGTAATAGTTATTACTACGGCAACATGATGATGGATCAAAAACAAAAAAGCTGGGCGGAAGCTGTTTATATCAACTTCCCGAATCAAGCTAATCGTGGATCCCATATTAATGTGTCAGGAATGGCGTTAGCAAAGTTTGCACCTAACAAGGATAACGCGATAAAATTAATGGCATTTTTAACTTCAGATGTTGCTCAAAAAGCGTACGCAGAAGTCAATATGGAATATCCGGTTAAAGCGGATGTTAAACCGTCTGCAATGGTTGCCTCATGGGGAGACTTTAAAGCGGATTCATTACCCATATATAAGCTGGCAGAAAATCACCAAGCAGCGGTTAAGCTTCTTGATGAGGTCAAATTTGATTTGTAA
- a CDS encoding ammonium transporter codes for MEELAKLGVTVSELRFALDTFYFLISGALVMWMAAGFAMLEAGLVRSKNTTEILTKNVCLYSIACIMYLLVGYNIMYVDNAEGGIIPSFAALIGSQASDADHALESDFFFQVVFVATAMSIVSGAVAERMKLWAFLVFSVVMTAVIYPVEGYWTWGGGFVSEAGFVDFAGSGIVHMAGAAAAISGVLLLGARKGKYGVNGQVNPIPGSNLPMATLGMFILWMGWFGFNGGSQLLVSDAENASAVAKIFVNTNSAAAFGAVSALIVCKMVWGKADLTMILNGALAGLVAITADPLSPSLVMAGVIGLVAGGVVIFSIIGFDRIKIDDPVGAISVHGVAGFLGLMLVPLSNADASFGSQLFGAAVIFGWVFAASLAVWFVLKVTMGIRVTEEEEYNGMDASDCGIDAYPEFVSVKSAS; via the coding sequence ATGGAAGAATTAGCAAAACTAGGTGTCACGGTTAGCGAGTTACGCTTTGCGTTAGATACATTTTACTTTTTAATTTCTGGCGCATTAGTAATGTGGATGGCAGCAGGTTTTGCCATGCTTGAAGCGGGTTTAGTGCGTTCTAAAAATACCACAGAAATTTTAACCAAAAACGTTTGTCTTTATTCTATTGCCTGCATCATGTACCTCCTAGTAGGTTACAACATCATGTATGTCGATAATGCTGAAGGCGGAATTATCCCATCATTTGCAGCCTTAATTGGTTCACAAGCATCAGATGCAGATCATGCATTAGAGTCTGACTTCTTTTTCCAAGTTGTGTTCGTAGCCACTGCGATGTCAATTGTATCTGGCGCAGTAGCAGAACGTATGAAGCTTTGGGCTTTCTTAGTGTTTTCTGTTGTGATGACGGCTGTTATCTACCCAGTTGAAGGTTATTGGACTTGGGGTGGTGGATTTGTATCAGAAGCCGGTTTTGTTGACTTTGCTGGTAGTGGTATTGTCCACATGGCTGGTGCTGCTGCCGCTATCTCTGGAGTGTTATTACTTGGCGCTCGTAAAGGTAAATATGGAGTAAATGGCCAAGTTAACCCAATTCCTGGCTCAAACTTACCTATGGCTACATTAGGTATGTTTATTCTATGGATGGGTTGGTTTGGCTTTAACGGTGGTTCACAGTTATTAGTATCAGATGCTGAGAATGCTTCAGCAGTTGCAAAAATCTTTGTTAATACTAACTCAGCTGCAGCGTTCGGCGCCGTATCGGCATTGATTGTGTGTAAAATGGTTTGGGGTAAAGCTGATTTAACTATGATTTTAAATGGTGCACTAGCGGGCTTAGTCGCTATTACTGCTGATCCATTATCACCTTCACTCGTGATGGCTGGTGTGATTGGCTTGGTTGCTGGTGGCGTTGTTATCTTCTCAATCATTGGCTTTGACCGCATCAAGATTGACGACCCAGTTGGTGCCATTTCAGTTCATGGTGTAGCGGGTTTCTTAGGTTTGATGTTAGTGCCGTTATCAAATGCTGATGCTAGCTTCGGTTCTCAGTTATTCGGCGCAGCAGTTATCTTTGGTTGGGTATTCGCTGCTTCATTAGCGGTATGGTTTGTGCTGAAAGTAACTATGGGGATCCGTGTAACAGAAGAAGAGGAATACAATGGTATGGATGCTTCTGACTGTGGTATTGATGCTTACCCTGAGTTTGTAAGTGTTAAGTCTGCTAGTTAA